A single genomic interval of Spinacia oleracea cultivar Varoflay chromosome 6, BTI_SOV_V1, whole genome shotgun sequence harbors:
- the LOC130463254 gene encoding uncharacterized protein produces the protein MTTEEMTLAEMKAAYEKAQAELAQERASIENLQKELESVKSTKYQSRYKPGAKPKKLIFEMTDDSEDLSDGEEPHGEEDEATSDPVTKRLNKMENHMKKRCSLMMKLMTKLPGAPTPVETEPTDGYAASPFCEAIARVTVPHQLRLPTWTTLYDGTSDPYRHVNFYKQRMWHIGIPYDLVEPVMCKSFGGTLDGAALEWLMNITPGSIFCLSDLINDFYQQFASSRQLEKQTSDLYRLVQGPTESVRDYFNRFNCEKISIKNCDVRTAIEAFKRGLVPNSELYRELTKYPCATFEEVRSRATAQMRIEDDEITRMVSQRPTGGSSDRRSYTPRNNGWRHQPYNRQSQVQNVNQYDDTNSVYRNERVVYPPISEYGFNVDIGGVVNALQNVGGTVRWPKKRDRPDSTKDMSRLCDFHRDNGHTTEECISLKKEVAYLLKRGHLKDLLSDKGKETYNKDSSSQPNPAPSGDRPAPPTFEKVVNVISGGSDICGLTSSAAKKINRGESEAVKEGQTEDEVALDKSLAAMIITFDDSDSTDTIQEHHDGLVISLPIGNALIKRILIDNGSSANVLFLEALQEMGLDKKSIIRRSTVLVGFSGESLRTVGEISLPTYAEGVNVMTKFNVVDCPSAYNVILGRPWIHKMKAVPSIYHQLIKFPTKWGVMEIKGQQRDAKKCYETALKPSKSSI, from the coding sequence ATGACTACTGAAGAGATGACGCTCGCAGAAATGAAAGCGGCCTACGAGAAGGCCCAAGCAGAGCTGGCCCAAGAAAGGGCCTCCATTGAAAACCTCCAGAAGGAGCTCGAATCTGTGAAAAGTACCAAGTATCAATCGCGTTACAAGCCAGGTGCAAAACCGAAGAAGTTGATATTCGAGATGACTGACGACTCTGAGGACCTGTCCGACGGCGAGGAGCCACATGGGGAAGAGGATGAAGCAACATCGGACCCCGTCACCAAGCGCCTAAATAAGATGGAAAATCACATGAAGAAGCGATGCTCGTTGATGATGAAGCTGATGACCAAACTGCCGGGGGCACCCACGCCCGTGGAAACCGAGCCGACCGACGGGTATGCAGCATCGCCGTTCTGTGAAGCGATCGCTAGGGTGACGGTACCACACCAGCTCCGACTCCCTACCTGGACCACCCTGTATGACGGAACGTCTGATCCATACCGACACGTCAACTTCTACAAGCAGCGAATGTGGCACATCGGCATCCCCTACGACCTGGTCGAGCCCGTCATGTGCAAATCCTTCGGAGGAACCCTCGACGGAGCAGCCCTGGAATGGCTCATGAACATAACACCTGGATCTATCTTCTGCCTGTCCGACCTCATCAACGACTTCTACCAACAATTCGCCAGCAGTCGCCAGTTGGAGAAACAAACAAGTGACCTCTATCGGTTGGTCCAAGGACCTaccgagtcggtacgcgattattttaaccgttttaattgtgaaaaaattagCATAAAAAACTGTGATGTCAGGACAGCCATCGAAGCATTCAAGAGAGGTCTCGTCCCCAACTCGGAGCTGTACCGGGAACTAACCAAATATCCCTGTGCAACCTTCGAAGAAGTCAGATCGAGGGCTACTGCCCAGATGCGGATTGAAGACGACGAGATTACACGAATGGTTTCTCAGCGACCAACAGGGGGCAGCAGCGACAGGAGGTCGTACACCCCAAGGAACAACGGCTGGAGACACCAACCATACAACCGCCAGAGTCAGGTACAAAATGTCAATCAATATGATGATACTAACAGTGTTTACAGGAATGAACGGGTCGTTTATCCCCCCATCTCCGAGTATGGCTTCAACGTCGACATCGGAGGCGTGGTAAACGCCCTTCAAAATGTAGGTGGTACCGTCAGATGGCCTAAGAAGAGAGACAGACCAGACTCTACGAAGGACATGAGCAGGTTGTGCGACTTCCACCGCGACAATGGCCACACAACCGAGGAATGCATCTCCCTCAAAAAGGAGGTGGCGTATCTATTGAAAAGAGGCCACCTGAAGGACCTACTGAGCGACAAAGGAAAGGAGACGTACAACAAGGATAGCAGCTCCCAACCCAACCCAGCACCAAGCGGCGACCGACCGGCCCCGCCCACGTTCGAAAAAGTGGTAAACGTTATTTCTGGTGGTTCAGATATATGTGGACTAACTtcttctgcagctaaaaaaATCAACAGGGGCGAATCTGAAGCCGTCAAAGAGGGGCAGACCGAAGACGAAGTAGCACTCGACAAGTCATTAGCAGCGATGATAATAACCTTCGACGACTCAGATTCAACCGACACAATACAGGAACATCATGACGGGCTAGTCATATCGCTCCCAATAGGCAACGCTCTCATAAAAAGGATATTGATCGACAACGGCAGTTCAGCAAACGTATTGTTCCTAGAGGCTCTGCAGGAAATGGGACTAGACAAAAAGAGTATAATCAGAAGGTCgacagtcctagtaggattcagtGGAGAATCGCTACGAACAGTAGGAGAGATATCGCTGCCTACGTACGCAGAAGGTGTCAATGTGATGACCAAGTTCAACGTCGTCGACTGCCCATCAGCATACAACGTCATTTTGGGACgaccatggatccacaaaatgaagGCGGTGCCGTCGATATACCACCAGTTAATCAAGTTCCCAACCAAATGGGGAgtcatggaaatcaaaggacAACAAAGGGACGCAAAGAAATGTTATGAAACGGCGCTGAAACCATCAAAGTCATccatctag